The Candidatus Desulfovibrio trichonymphae region AAGTTCCACAGCCGCTTCATTGGCCGCATTCATAACAATATTCAGCCCGCCGCGCTGTTTGAGTGCCCTGCGGGCCAGCGTAAGACAGGAAAAAGTTTGTGTGTCCGGCTCATGGAATGTCAGCGCGCCGGCCTGTGCAGGATTGAGCGGTACCGCGCCGGCCGGTTCGCAGCGCGGCCAGAGCAGACAGTGCGCCAAAGTAAGCCGCATGTCCGCCGCGCCCATTTGCGCAAGCAAAGAGCCGTCCGTCAGCTCAACCAGAGAGTGCACCACAGACTGTGGGTGTATGAGCACGCGAATGCGGGAGGGATCAACGCCGTAGAGGTGAAAAGCCTCCAGAATTTCCAAACCCTTATTCATCAGTGTTGCGGAATCTATGCTGATTTTTGTGCCCATCCGCCATGTCGGGTGTTTCAGCGCCTGCTCGACCGTGACGTTGTGCAGTTCTTCCTTGGTCTTGCCGAGAAACGGCCCGCCCGATGCGGTGAGTACAAGGCTTGCCGCTTCTTGCCCACGTCCGGCAAGGCATTGAAAAATGGCGTTGTGTTCTGAATCCACAGGCAGAATGACGGCGTGGGTACGTTTGCAGATTGCACGCACAAGGTCGCCTGCGAGCACAAGGGATTCCTTGTTGGCAAGGCAGATGACTTTTCCGGCCAGCGCAGCGGCCAGTGTGCCGGCAAGGCCGGCTGACCCGACCTGGGCCGACAGCACTGTTGCGGCATCCGGCAGGGAGGCAAGCGCGGCATAGCCATCATGCCCTTCCAGTATGCACGGGGAATAGCCTTTCGGCAAAAGCCGCTTGAGCCTATACGCGGCGGCGGCGTCCAGTACGCCCAGGAAGGACGGACGAAAACGCTCTGCCTGAGCAGCCAGACGCTTCACATTACGGGCGCAGGACAGACCGATGATGCAAAAATCTTCGCGTTTGCTTTCCACCACAGCGAGGGCACTCTGCCCTATGGAACCTGTTGACCCGAGAATGACAAGCTTGCGCGGCCAGGCGCGCCGCCATCTTTTTGACGGCGGACGGGAAATATAGGAGATTGTCGGGCCTCCCAGCCCCGGCCAGAGTTCAGCCATATTGTCTCCGGGGGCTTGTCGCTAAAAAAAGAAAAACCACTGGTCCACAACCGCCACCGTGGGCATGGCGAACAAAAAACTGTCCGTACGGTCCAGCATGCCGCCGTGCCCTGGCAGAATAGAGCCTGAGTCCTTGACATGGACGGAGCGTTTGAGTGCTGATTCAAAAAGATCGCCCAATTGGGCAAAAGCATTGAGCACAACGCCCAGCAGCGCGAAGGAAATCCAGCCGAGCTTGCCGAAAATGGCGCCGTAAACGGCACAAAACACAACGCAGGCAATCAGGCTGCCTATTGCGCCTTCAGAGCTTTTTTGGGGACTCACACGGGGCCAAAGCTTATGATGACCAAAATGCGTGCCCACAAACCACGCGGCTGTGTCCGACACGGCCACGGCGGCCAGAACAAAAATGAGTTTGACGTTGGAAAGATACGTCGCTGGCAAAAGCAGCAGGGGCACATAGGCCAGACCAACCATGAAGATGCCGCTGGAAGCGAAGGAGCCTTCTTCTTCAACGACGTCCCAGCGAAACAGAAAACTCATGGCCGCGAGCACAAAGCCGGCGCCCAGACAGACGAGCGCGTCTTGCGGGCGGTGCATCCATGTCAGGACAATCATGGCGCTACCGAGAGCAATGGCGCAGATACGGCTTTGCAGGCGCCCTTTGGCGCCCCAGAAAAGCGAGTAGAATTCCCAGAGGCACAGAGCGCAAACGAACAGAACCGCACAAAGCAGCACACATCCTCTGAAAGCGAGCACAAGCGCAAGTGTGGCAAGCAGTGCAAGACCTGTTGCCAGGCGGCGTATGTCAACAATTCTGTCAGCCGGGTCCAGGCTCATGCGGCGGCTCCTTTGCTGTGCGCTTGCTGTTCAGATTTTTCCGAAGCGTCGGGAACGCGCTTTGTAGGCGGTAATCGCCAGATAGAGATCTTGTT contains the following coding sequences:
- the dxr gene encoding 1-deoxy-D-xylulose-5-phosphate reductoisomerase; translation: MAELWPGLGGPTISYISRPPSKRWRRAWPRKLVILGSTGSIGQSALAVVESKREDFCIIGLSCARNVKRLAAQAERFRPSFLGVLDAAAAYRLKRLLPKGYSPCILEGHDGYAALASLPDAATVLSAQVGSAGLAGTLAAALAGKVICLANKESLVLAGDLVRAICKRTHAVILPVDSEHNAIFQCLAGRGQEAASLVLTASGGPFLGKTKEELHNVTVEQALKHPTWRMGTKISIDSATLMNKGLEILEAFHLYGVDPSRIRVLIHPQSVVHSLVELTDGSLLAQMGAADMRLTLAHCLLWPRCEPAGAVPLNPAQAGALTFHEPDTQTFSCLTLARRALKQRGGLNIVMNAANEAAVELFLQGRIRFADIPRLIEAAMWAHTTDEPGAPLSPPLTAKRFPALTREVHLLQQRIERLDRQSRNVVNNMANDGEQQK
- a CDS encoding phosphatidate cytidylyltransferase; the protein is MSLDPADRIVDIRRLATGLALLATLALVLAFRGCVLLCAVLFVCALCLWEFYSLFWGAKGRLQSRICAIALGSAMIVLTWMHRPQDALVCLGAGFVLAAMSFLFRWDVVEEEGSFASSGIFMVGLAYVPLLLLPATYLSNVKLIFVLAAVAVSDTAAWFVGTHFGHHKLWPRVSPQKSSEGAIGSLIACVVFCAVYGAIFGKLGWISFALLGVVLNAFAQLGDLFESALKRSVHVKDSGSILPGHGGMLDRTDSFLFAMPTVAVVDQWFFFF